DNA from Streptomyces rishiriensis:
GCAGCGTGTCGGCGTCCTCGGCCGTGACACGGACGCGGAGGGTGCTGTTCTCGCTGGACATGGCGGCCGCTTCCCGGGCGCCGTCGTACTCACCTCGGCGATGTCGACGACGCACTTGCCGACGTAGGTGTATGTCCGATGTGTACCTCGTATTCTCAGCGTGCTCTTCCGTCGTAGAAGGCGTCAAGGGGAGGCTCGGGCACGCGGCTCAGCAGGCTGTCGAGACCCTCCATCAGTTCCCGTTCGCCGTCGTGGTCGGTGAAGCGTGGGACAAGGGCGCGCAGTCGCGGGTAGTCGGCGGCAGGCAGCCGGTGCAGCCCCAGGCGCAGCAAGAGGTCCGGTTCGTCGGGGTCGTCGACGACCTGGCGCTCGCCCACGAGGAGGCAGCCGAGGTTCCAGGCTACGAACGCACGGTAGATCGTCAGCGTCGTGGGGTCGTCGAACCCGGCACGGCCGAGCACGGCGAGGATGTGTTCGGTGAGGTGGAGTTGCGGGGCCGGGCGCCGGGCCACGGGCACGGCGAGCGGGCGGGTGGCCACCACCGGCAGGATCTCGGGGTGGGCGTGCGCCTCCGCCCTGAACGCCAAGGCGATCCGGTGCAGTTCGGCGCGCCAGGGCAGTTCGGCGGCCGGCCCTGGTTGGGCGGCCTGCCCCAGCCGGCCGGCTTCCTCCGCGAGATCCTGGCGAAGCTCCTCGGACGAGGTGCGCAGTCGGTTGTTGACCTCGGCGAAGAAGGCCTCGACCAGGCCGTCGACCAGCTCCTGCTTGCCTGCGGTGTAGCGGTAGATGGCCATCGGCTCCACATTCAGCTCGGTGGCCAGCCGCCGCATGGTCAGCGCCGCGAGCCCGTCCCGGTCGACGAGTGCGAGGGCCGCGGTGAGCACCAGTCGGCGATTCAGCCGTCGCCGCTTTCCCGGGCTCTCCCGCTCGACCATGTCCGCCACCGGATGGGAGGAACGCACAAAAACAAGATTCTCCGTAATTCTACTAAATAAGCCCACTGCCTGCGGTGCCTCTCCTGCTCCTTCCAGGCACGGATGTCCCGCGTTTGGACGTACGCGCGCGGGTCACGGTGTCCGCCGTGACCCACGCCGCTGCGATCTCGTCGAAGCCACCCCGGCTATGAGAAGCGTCGTCCTGGTATGCGGAGCCGGGGGGCACGTACCTTGCTCGACCTGACGACTGCCCTTGCCGGTCCGGGCCTGACCGGGCTCAGAGGGCATCTCATCTAGGTAGTTGGTGTTCTGGGATGGTTTTGTGACTGGTGCTATGGGCGGTCGTTGG
Protein-coding regions in this window:
- a CDS encoding TetR/AcrR family transcriptional regulator; protein product: MRSSHPVADMVERESPGKRRRLNRRLVLTAALALVDRDGLAALTMRRLATELNVEPMAIYRYTAGKQELVDGLVEAFFAEVNNRLRTSSEELRQDLAEEAGRLGQAAQPGPAAELPWRAELHRIALAFRAEAHAHPEILPVVATRPLAVPVARRPAPQLHLTEHILAVLGRAGFDDPTTLTIYRAFVAWNLGCLLVGERQVVDDPDEPDLLLRLGLHRLPAADYPRLRALVPRFTDHDGERELMEGLDSLLSRVPEPPLDAFYDGRAR